Proteins from a genomic interval of Gavia stellata isolate bGavSte3 chromosome 13, bGavSte3.hap2, whole genome shotgun sequence:
- the CD276 gene encoding CD276 antigen — translation MLCPPLALGALVLSLAGAMEIQVPDEPVVALFGRDTTLRCSFSPEANFSLNDLSLIWQLTDTKRLVHSFSGGRDQLADQGGGYVNRTALFYDQLAQGNVSLLLRRVEISDEGSFTCFVRVQDYSSAAVTLQVAAPYSKPNMNLEPNKDLKPRDLAAVTCHASRGYPEASVLWQDSRGRNITENITTSQVANEEGLFDVRSVLQVLVEPGSTYSCLVRNPVLQQETQASVTITGQHLAFPAVALWVTVGLAICVVALLAVLAYVCQKKIRQSCEEEEENAGTEEHDEEGEEPKTALQPLKSAESKDDNEEEID, via the exons ATGCTCTGCCCGCCGCTTGCCCTGGGAGCGCTGGTGCTCAGCCTGGCAG GTGCCATGGAGATCCAGGTCCCGGATGAGCCCGTGGTCGCTCTTTTCGGCCGAGACACCACCCTgcgctgctccttctcccccgAGGCCAACTTCAGCCTCAACGACCTGAGCCTCATCTGGCAGCTGACGGACACCAAACGTTTGGTCCACAGCTTCTCCGGTGGCCGGGACCAGCTGGCGGACCAGGGCGGGGGCTACGTCAACCGTACGGCCCTCTTTTATGACCAGCTGGCCCAGGGCAATGTCTCGCTGCTCCTCCGACGCGTGGAGATCTCGGATGAGGGCAGCTTTACCTGCTTCGTCCGGGTCCAGGACTACAGCAGTGCGGCTGTGACGTTGCAAGTGGCAG CTCCGTACTCCAAGCCCAATATGAACCTGGAACCCAACAAGGATTTGAAGCCAAGGGATCTGGCGGCTGTGACTTGCCACGCTTCCCGTGGCTACCCCGAGGCCAGCGTCCTCTGGCAGGACAGCCGGGGCAGAAACATCACGGAAAACATCACCACGTCCCAGGTGGCCAACGAGGAAGGTCTCTTTGATGTGCGCAGCGTCCTCCAAGTGCTGGTGGAGCCCGGCAGCACCTACTCCTGCCTGGTGCGAAacccagtgctgcagcaggagaccCAAGCCTCCGTCACCATCACGG GCCAACACCTCGCCTTCCCCGCCGTGGCTCTCTGGGTGACGGTGGGACTCGCCATCTGCGTCGTGGCGCTGCTCGCCGTCCTGGCATACGTGTGCCAGAAGAAAATCCGCCAGAgctgtgaggaagaggaggaaaatgcag GGACGGAGGAGCACGACGAGGAGGGGGAAGAACCCAAGACAG CCCTGCAGCCGCTGAAGAGCGCAGAGAGCAAAGACG atAATGAGGAAGAAATTGATTGA
- the LOC104256630 gene encoding zona pellucida sperm-binding protein 3: protein MGSGGSLGAALFCWVLAEAASYSPWGFPQRDSGVLRVRGDSSWSWPHVPSFSQPSPWAWVDVSQLQAAAPLHPVAVRCQEAQVVVTVHRDLFGTGRLVRAAELTLGSAACPPVAQSVAENTVTFVAGLHECGSTLQMTPDSLIYKTSLSYKPTPSGNLVIVRTNAAEVPIECHYPRKSNVSSNAVRPTWAPFHSTLSAEERLMFSLRLMNDDWSTERLSNGFQLGESLHLQADVVSGDHVPLRLFVDDCVATLSPDRSSSPRYALIDLNGCLVDGRSDDTTSAFISPRPRQETLQFMVDAFKFAGDDRNLIYITCHLKVAPADQAPNPLNKACSFNKASSLWAPVEGTGDICSCCETGNCPLYGGYSRRINPPARWPGRRLKRDISSKQGGSSRAAEVEVSVGPLLILDPAQGLWSSSGGLAPAGKTPHGAAEGLPTLVQVAMLTAATVLSLTALGLFLMCRKCSCPPGVSL, encoded by the exons ATGGGGTCAGGAGGCAGCCTGGGTgcagctctgttctgctgggTGCTGGCTGAAGCAGCATCTTACAGCCCCTGGGGTTTCCCTCAAAGGGACTCAGGGGTCTTGAGGGTCCGGGGGGACTCCTCTTGGAGCTGGCCCCATGTGCCTTccttctcccagccctccccttGGGCATGGGTGGATGtctcccagctgcaggctgctgccccgCTGCACCCCGTGGCCGTGCGGTGCCAGGAGGCGCAGGTGGTGGTCACGGTGCACAGGGACCTCTTTGGCACGGGACGCCTGgtcagggctgcagagctgaccTTGGGCTCGGCCGCCTGCCCGCCTGTGGCCCAGAGTGTGGCCGAGAACACCGTGACCTTTGTGGCTGGGCTGCATGAGTGTGGCAGCACCTTGCAG ATGACCCCAGACTCCTTGATCTACAAAACAAGTTTGTCCTACAAACCTACTCCTTCTGGCAACCTGGTCATCGTAAGGACCAACGCGGCTGAGGTTCCTATTGAGTGTCACTACCCTAG GAAGAGCAACGTGAGCAGCAATGCTGTCCGGCCCACGTGGGCTCCCTTCCACTCCACCCTGTCAGCGGAGGAGAGGCTGATGTTCTCCCTACGTCTCATGAATG ATGACTGGAGCACTGAAAGACTCTCCAATGGCTTCCAACTGGGGGAAAGCCTGCACCTCCAGGCTGATGTTGTTTCTGGGGACCATGTACCTCTAAGGCTCTTTGTGGATGACTGTGTTGCTACTCTGAGTCCAGACAGGAGCTCCTCTCCCCGATATGCCTTGATTGACCTCAATGG GTGTTTGGTGGATGGGAGATCAGATGACACCACTTCAGCCTTCATCTCCCCAAGGCCGAGGCAGGAAACGCTGCAGTTCATGGTTGATGCGTTCAAGTTTGCAGGAGATGACAGAAACTTG ATCTACATCACCTGCCACCTGAAGGTTGCCCCAGCTGACCAAGCCCCAAATCCATTGAACAAGGCCTGTTCCTTCAACAAAGCCAGCAGCCT TTGGGCTCCGGTGGAGGGTACTGGAGacatctgcagctgctgtgagaCCGGCAACTGTCCACTGTATGGAGGATACTCCCGGAGAATTAACCCCCCGGCCAGATGGCCAGGGAGGCGCTTGAAGAGAGACATCTCCTCCAAGCAAG GTGGGTCCTCAAGGGCAGCAGAGGTTGAAGTCTCAGTTGGACCATTATTAATCCTTGATCCAGCTCAGGGATTATGGAGTTCCTCAGGAGGTCTTGCACCAGCGGGGAAGACCCCACATG gtgctgctgaaggGCTTCCTACACTGGTCCAAGTTGCTATGCTCACGGCAGCCACTGTGCTGAGC